From the genome of Candidatus Electrothrix communis, one region includes:
- a CDS encoding DUF3343 domain-containing protein: MNWFKKKEKPSQEENDSHAVTRGLLVFAHPTTVISVEEILRDEGYEIRVVSPPPSYRTGCDLSVEFPLEAEAAITELLKSVNLQPLDVVPITSKGMEPLHFVRKKWYGKYLMVRAANMKITVDTETKIIVNISGGGCPDVPHLATELIGKHINEAPDLREVGFSLCAYSLNTAREELVREIGA; encoded by the coding sequence ATGAACTGGTTTAAAAAAAAGGAGAAACCCTCTCAGGAGGAGAACGACAGTCATGCTGTCACCCGTGGTTTGCTTGTCTTTGCCCATCCCACAACCGTTATTTCGGTTGAAGAAATTCTTCGCGACGAAGGATACGAGATTCGGGTTGTCAGCCCGCCGCCGTCCTATCGGACCGGCTGTGATCTCAGCGTGGAATTTCCCTTGGAAGCAGAGGCTGCTATCACTGAGCTGCTTAAGTCTGTGAATCTACAGCCTCTGGATGTGGTTCCCATTACCTCCAAGGGGATGGAGCCGCTCCATTTTGTTCGGAAAAAATGGTATGGTAAGTACCTGATGGTCAGAGCGGCAAACATGAAAATAACTGTGGATACCGAGACCAAGATCATCGTCAATATCTCTGGCGGAGGCTGTCCGGATGTACCGCATCTGGCAACGGAACTCATCGGTAAGCACATCAACGAGGCTCCTGATCTCCGCGAGGTCGGCTTTTCCCTCTGTGCCTACTCATTGAATACTGCCCGGGAAGAGCTTGTCCGGGAAATAGGAGCGTAA
- a CDS encoding HAD family hydrolase, which produces MKRELLTTWTIGKDSPAAVCEYLRQQAESGIQFFCFDYFDTLAVREIEPEYTKQLAAKLHSQLLNNRIPPESLYALRQELEREICTQSQAAGGELEFYLHTFAPLYRTLLQQALGDIPPLEDEALFTQQILSIETVVERAVQQPCEESIQVLAWLREQGLATVLISDFYLPSPWFHVMLESMGVRKYFDHIYISADHGVAKSSGRLYHKVCAELGCLPEQMLMIGDNLGSDVTWPDDLGMQAMYLLNPQQQTLYSRWQPEMLGESTRLRQRFSEAVSTEGVFKEISTTLWYFTRKLLESLQEKKVEDVVFFSKEGEFLKKLFDRMQDDLFGCRVIRSHYLLVSRKATFLASLRPLAEEDFSRLFAYYRDISPRDFLLSLNFEDSLARSLCAEIGLDYEARVANLVESPEFRSLLAADSFQQVYEERRMQQRSNFLTYLDSLGIAYEQEGLTIVDVGWKGSIQENIYNILEGRIDMQGFYAGFLIAAEALENNRRQGILFDNTRPLPHFNVYNNNRSLFEMMLGASHGSADGYFTPEQFAQLPDDHQREIRERIKITGVAGVAGAENGEVLVTTLDLPEERRLFGEKIQPIQEQIFADACRLNQAFLRSGCTVPEPEWFARRHARMVFTPTTEEVEFFERLYHLENFGVFEYTDFCTDAHLSVKERWQNFVTLRKDPAILEMGTWPPIILRRLGLDFYRHINGYRRLRREFP; this is translated from the coding sequence ATGAAGAGAGAATTGCTGACCACATGGACCATAGGGAAGGATAGCCCGGCAGCAGTCTGTGAATACCTCCGGCAACAGGCTGAGAGCGGGATACAATTTTTCTGCTTTGATTATTTTGACACCCTCGCTGTTCGGGAGATTGAACCGGAATACACCAAGCAACTTGCTGCCAAGCTGCATAGTCAGCTCCTTAATAACCGCATTCCGCCTGAATCACTCTATGCCCTGCGCCAGGAGTTGGAACGGGAGATCTGCACCCAGAGTCAGGCTGCCGGCGGAGAGCTGGAATTCTATCTGCACACCTTTGCCCCCCTGTATCGCACCCTGTTGCAGCAGGCACTGGGCGATATCCCGCCGCTTGAGGATGAGGCTCTTTTTACCCAACAGATCCTGTCCATAGAAACCGTGGTGGAAAGAGCGGTGCAGCAGCCCTGTGAGGAAAGCATACAGGTCCTTGCCTGGTTGCGGGAACAGGGGCTGGCCACGGTGTTGATCTCTGATTTCTATCTTCCCAGTCCTTGGTTCCACGTTATGCTGGAAAGTATGGGCGTCCGCAAGTACTTTGATCATATCTATATCTCAGCAGATCATGGCGTGGCCAAGAGTTCCGGTCGATTATACCACAAGGTCTGCGCAGAACTAGGCTGTCTACCCGAGCAGATGCTGATGATCGGGGATAATCTTGGCTCGGATGTGACCTGGCCTGATGACCTGGGGATGCAAGCTATGTACCTCCTTAATCCCCAGCAGCAGACCTTGTACAGCCGCTGGCAGCCGGAGATGCTCGGCGAGTCCACCAGGTTGCGGCAGCGTTTTAGCGAGGCGGTTTCTACAGAGGGGGTGTTTAAGGAGATCAGCACCACGCTCTGGTACTTCACCCGTAAGCTCTTGGAGAGCTTGCAGGAGAAAAAGGTCGAGGATGTTGTTTTTTTCTCCAAGGAAGGGGAGTTCCTCAAAAAGCTCTTTGACCGGATGCAGGACGATCTGTTCGGTTGCCGGGTTATTCGCTCGCATTATCTCTTAGTCTCTCGTAAAGCCACCTTTCTTGCTTCCTTACGCCCCTTGGCGGAAGAGGATTTCAGCCGTCTTTTTGCCTATTATCGGGATATCTCCCCCCGAGATTTTCTCCTCAGCCTGAATTTTGAAGACTCCCTGGCCCGGTCGCTCTGTGCAGAGATAGGCCTTGATTACGAGGCACGGGTGGCCAATCTCGTCGAGAGCCCCGAGTTCCGCTCCCTGCTTGCTGCGGATTCTTTTCAGCAGGTCTATGAAGAGCGACGGATGCAGCAGCGGAGCAATTTTTTGACCTATCTTGACTCGCTGGGGATTGCCTACGAGCAGGAGGGGCTGACCATTGTTGATGTGGGCTGGAAAGGCTCTATTCAGGAAAATATTTATAATATCCTGGAAGGGCGTATCGACATGCAGGGCTTCTATGCTGGTTTCTTGATAGCTGCGGAAGCACTGGAGAACAACCGGAGGCAGGGTATCCTCTTTGATAATACCCGGCCACTCCCTCATTTTAATGTCTATAATAATAACCGTTCCCTGTTCGAGATGATGCTCGGTGCATCGCATGGCAGTGCGGACGGCTATTTTACCCCGGAGCAGTTTGCTCAGCTGCCGGATGATCATCAGCGGGAAATCAGAGAGCGCATTAAAATTACGGGCGTTGCAGGAGTTGCTGGGGCTGAGAACGGAGAGGTGCTGGTCACCACCCTGGACCTGCCTGAAGAACGCCGCCTTTTCGGCGAGAAAATACAACCGATTCAGGAGCAGATTTTTGCAGATGCCTGCCGCTTGAATCAGGCCTTTCTGCGTTCAGGTTGTACTGTGCCGGAACCGGAATGGTTTGCCCGCCGTCATGCCCGGATGGTTTTTACTCCTACCACGGAAGAAGTGGAATTCTTTGAGCGTCTCTATCATCTGGAAAATTTTGGGGTCTTTGAATATACTGATTTCTGCACCGATGCCCATCTTTCGGTAAAAGAACGTTGGCAAAATTTTGTTACGCTCCGCAAGGATCCAGCCATCCTGGAAATGGGGACTTGGCCACCGATTATTCTTCGACGTCTTGGTTTGGACTTTTATCGCCATATTAATGGCTATAGGCGTTTGCGCCGTGAGTTTCCATGA
- the gatA gene encoding Asp-tRNA(Asn)/Glu-tRNA(Gln) amidotransferase subunit GatA, with the protein MDLYNLTLQQAKDKLVEREITSVALTESILNRIDQVEGKVKAYLSLHKDQALAAAEVADKKLEAGQGGMLCGLPLSIKDVLCTSTMPTTCGSKMLEGFVPPYDATVVEKLKTADSVLLGKVSMDEFAMGSTNENCAYSVPENPWKAGYVAGGSSGGSAVSVAAGECLGSLGSDTGGSIRQPASLCGVVGMKPTYGRVSRYGLVAFASSLDQVGPLTKDVADCALMMNAVAGHDPRDSTSIRMDVPDYTASLQDGMQGVRVGIPQEYFGEGLDSEVDKAVRSGIAMLKEAGAEIVEVSLPRTQYCVAVYYLIAPAEASSNLARFDGVRYGKRDLDADSLIDMYKQTRSQGFGDEVKRRILIGTYALSAGYYDAYYKKASQVRTLIKDDFAKAFSQCDVMASPVTPTPAWKLGQKSGDQLSLYLSDILTISANLAGTPGLSVPCGFSSDGLPIGMQLQATHFHEEALLRAAWNVEQRAGVKDRHPTL; encoded by the coding sequence ATGGATTTATATAACCTTACCCTGCAACAGGCAAAAGACAAGCTGGTTGAGCGTGAAATCACCTCGGTTGCCTTAACCGAATCCATCCTGAACCGTATTGATCAGGTCGAGGGCAAGGTCAAGGCCTACCTGAGTCTGCATAAGGATCAGGCATTGGCGGCAGCGGAAGTTGCGGATAAAAAATTGGAGGCAGGACAGGGCGGAATGCTTTGCGGGCTGCCGCTCTCAATCAAGGATGTGCTCTGCACCTCAACCATGCCCACCACCTGCGGTTCCAAGATGCTGGAAGGCTTTGTCCCGCCCTATGATGCCACAGTGGTTGAAAAGCTGAAGACCGCCGACTCTGTGCTCTTGGGCAAGGTGAGCATGGATGAATTCGCCATGGGCTCCACCAATGAAAACTGCGCCTACAGTGTCCCGGAAAACCCCTGGAAGGCCGGATACGTGGCAGGCGGTTCCAGCGGCGGATCTGCGGTCTCGGTAGCTGCCGGAGAATGCCTAGGATCCTTGGGCTCGGATACCGGCGGTTCCATTCGTCAGCCTGCCTCCCTCTGCGGGGTGGTGGGCATGAAACCTACCTATGGCCGGGTTTCTCGCTACGGGCTGGTGGCCTTTGCCTCCTCCCTGGATCAGGTTGGGCCGTTGACCAAGGATGTGGCTGACTGCGCCTTAATGATGAACGCGGTAGCCGGTCATGATCCCCGTGATTCCACCTCGATTAGGATGGATGTGCCGGATTATACAGCCTCCCTCCAGGACGGCATGCAGGGTGTCCGGGTGGGGATCCCCCAGGAATACTTCGGCGAAGGGCTGGACTCTGAGGTGGATAAGGCGGTCCGTTCCGGTATTGCAATGCTCAAAGAGGCCGGAGCCGAGATCGTGGAGGTTTCCCTGCCCCGCACCCAATATTGCGTAGCGGTTTATTATCTGATTGCTCCGGCAGAGGCAAGCTCCAACTTGGCCCGTTTCGACGGGGTCCGCTACGGCAAGCGAGATCTTGATGCGGACAGCCTGATTGATATGTATAAACAGACCCGTTCCCAGGGATTCGGTGACGAGGTGAAACGACGTATCCTCATCGGGACCTATGCCCTGTCTGCCGGTTATTATGATGCCTATTATAAAAAGGCCTCCCAGGTGCGTACCCTGATCAAGGATGATTTTGCCAAGGCCTTTAGCCAATGCGATGTGATGGCCTCACCAGTTACGCCGACGCCTGCCTGGAAACTTGGGCAGAAGAGCGGGGATCAGCTGTCCCTGTACCTGTCCGACATCCTCACTATTTCTGCAAACCTGGCTGGAACACCGGGGCTCTCAGTACCCTGCGGGTTTTCCAGCGATGGCCTGCCCATCGGGATGCAGTTACAGGCAACCCATTTCCATGAAGAGGCGCTTTTGCGGGCTGCCTGGAATGTGGAGCAACGGGCTGGCGTGAAAGACCGGCATCCTACTCTGTAA
- a CDS encoding glycosyltransferase family 2 protein: MRFSIITPSYNTAPYLEQTILSVLAQQEAQDISLEYIVVDGGSTDGSLEILQRYAQDITHTVIEPDTGPANAINKGLRLATGEVIAWLNADDIYYPRTLERVGRALECRPDAAFCFGDCPIIDEQGQEIRSGITRFKEAFYPFSSRFTYQCINYLSQPALFFRRQAVEQAGLLPEDMVAAWDYEFILRLWHCGDAVQLAGPPLSAFRWHEGSISGQNFQVQFEEEYLAAKADAGSLSPQTLLHFGVRWGIVGAYSAMAGLRRRRIGQAE, encoded by the coding sequence ATGCGCTTTTCCATTATTACACCGAGCTATAATACTGCTCCGTATCTGGAGCAGACCATCCTCTCTGTGCTTGCACAACAGGAGGCGCAGGATATCTCTCTGGAATATATTGTGGTTGACGGCGGCAGCACGGATGGCTCTCTGGAAATCCTCCAGCGCTATGCCCAGGATATCACCCATACGGTGATAGAGCCTGATACTGGTCCGGCCAATGCCATTAATAAGGGTTTGCGGCTGGCAACCGGTGAGGTCATTGCCTGGCTGAATGCCGATGATATTTATTATCCGAGAACCTTGGAGCGCGTTGGCCGGGCCTTGGAATGCCGCCCTGATGCGGCGTTCTGTTTCGGCGATTGTCCGATTATTGATGAGCAGGGGCAGGAAATTCGTTCCGGGATTACTCGTTTCAAAGAGGCCTTTTATCCCTTCTCCTCCCGCTTCACCTATCAATGCATCAACTATCTCTCGCAACCGGCCTTGTTTTTTCGTCGTCAGGCCGTAGAACAGGCAGGTTTACTGCCTGAAGACATGGTGGCTGCCTGGGATTACGAGTTTATCCTTCGCCTCTGGCATTGCGGTGATGCGGTTCAGTTGGCCGGTCCTCCGCTTTCCGCCTTTCGTTGGCACGAGGGCTCGATCAGTGGCCAGAATTTTCAGGTCCAGTTTGAGGAAGAGTATCTGGCTGCAAAGGCAGATGCCGGTTCTCTGAGCCCCCAGACCCTGCTTCATTTTGGTGTTCGCTGGGGGATTGTCGGGGCCTACTCGGCAATGGCTGGGCTGCGAAGAAGAAGAATTGGACAGGCAGAGTAA
- a CDS encoding NAD(P)H-hydrate dehydratase: MLLLAGAVPVEDLPLLVGPVAYNEKGITIDGHKLAINRGNEAMMTSACITCRQYGVDAPIGLVAGDIGKRKGSQDIYNHLAEHLPEMGAKVLTLHYVMPDLKLNKKILATIDTMEHKPMMIADAGSMYVAKAGGDSHYYDVFTPDLGETAFLADDKADHPSFTRGFIFNMEEDVPELIRRAYAGNNATKTMFVKGAIDYICQDGEIVDTISEPSIETMEPIGGTGDLITGMISGLLYAGVDPLQACRIAGRANRAAGELSQPTPATQVQEILRCLPRALDKVHKDLGL, encoded by the coding sequence ATGTTGTTATTAGCCGGAGCAGTTCCTGTTGAAGATCTGCCGCTTCTGGTAGGGCCTGTTGCCTATAATGAAAAAGGAATAACCATTGATGGCCACAAACTTGCCATCAATCGGGGCAATGAAGCCATGATGACCTCCGCCTGTATTACCTGTCGGCAATACGGGGTGGATGCACCGATTGGTCTGGTGGCCGGAGACATTGGCAAACGTAAGGGCAGTCAGGATATCTATAATCATTTGGCCGAACATCTCCCGGAAATGGGGGCTAAGGTGCTGACCCTCCACTATGTGATGCCGGATTTGAAGCTGAATAAAAAGATATTGGCCACCATTGATACCATGGAGCATAAACCGATGATGATTGCCGATGCTGGCAGCATGTACGTGGCCAAGGCAGGAGGCGATTCCCATTATTACGATGTGTTCACCCCGGATCTGGGTGAGACCGCCTTTCTTGCTGATGATAAGGCTGATCATCCCAGCTTCACCCGAGGCTTTATCTTCAATATGGAAGAGGATGTACCTGAGTTGATTCGCCGGGCCTATGCTGGCAATAATGCCACTAAGACTATGTTTGTCAAAGGGGCGATTGATTATATCTGTCAGGACGGCGAGATCGTTGATACCATCAGTGAACCGAGCATTGAGACGATGGAGCCCATTGGTGGGACTGGAGATCTCATCACCGGGATGATTAGCGGCTTGCTCTATGCCGGGGTTGATCCTTTACAGGCATGCCGGATTGCTGGCCGGGCCAATCGTGCTGCTGGCGAGCTGTCTCAGCCAACGCCTGCAACCCAGGTTCAGGAGATTTTGCGTTGTCTGCCCAGAGCCTTGGATAAGGTGCATAAGGATTTGGGGCTGTAG
- a CDS encoding S-adenosylmethionine decarboxylase, protein MELEKNVKMEDGTVFHAALSFRNVEADLGDKKLLQKVAERIVEHFRLDVVDVHWHYYAPIGITGVYVLQQSSLTLHTWPEFKKLVIDVTTCGSEVDLEIILPELKAALSTDTVQLSAEIL, encoded by the coding sequence ATGGAACTGGAAAAAAACGTGAAAATGGAAGACGGCACCGTGTTCCATGCCGCGCTCTCCTTTCGCAATGTGGAAGCGGACCTCGGTGATAAAAAATTACTACAAAAAGTGGCGGAACGAATAGTCGAGCATTTCCGCCTGGATGTGGTTGATGTGCATTGGCATTATTATGCCCCTATCGGCATCACCGGGGTCTATGTCCTGCAACAATCCAGTCTAACCTTGCACACCTGGCCAGAATTTAAAAAACTGGTTATTGATGTCACCACCTGCGGCTCTGAGGTGGATCTGGAAATCATCTTGCCGGAATTAAAGGCTGCGCTCTCCACAGATACAGTGCAGCTCTCTGCTGAGATTCTTTAG
- a CDS encoding Rpn family recombination-promoting nuclease/putative transposase, with translation MQNRQYVSFDWAIKRLLRSKANFGVLEGFLSELLKENITILEILESESNKDFKKHKQNVVDLKVKNSKDEIVIIEVQYDRDYSFFHRILWGTSRVVTEHLHEGDDYLRVHKVISVNLIYFDLGEGEDYIYHGATSFRGIHKNDLLHLRENEKKDVAEDSVQQIFPEYYLVKINRFDDLAKDTLDEWIYFLKNEEIKPEFTAQGLQEAGRILAYTKLKKEDQIDYNNYIDNRRRRDSELRTKFSEGLEKGKLETAKSMKKEGISAELIQKCTCLSLDQIKGL, from the coding sequence ATGCAGAACAGACAATACGTATCCTTTGATTGGGCGATTAAACGACTCTTACGATCAAAAGCCAATTTTGGAGTCCTGGAAGGCTTCTTATCTGAACTTTTAAAGGAAAACATCACCATTCTTGAGATCCTAGAATCCGAATCGAATAAAGACTTCAAAAAACATAAGCAAAACGTCGTCGACCTAAAGGTGAAAAATTCAAAGGATGAAATTGTCATCATTGAAGTGCAGTATGATCGTGACTACTCCTTTTTCCATCGCATTCTCTGGGGCACATCCAGGGTTGTTACCGAGCATCTTCATGAGGGAGATGATTATCTTCGGGTTCATAAAGTGATCTCTGTGAACCTCATCTATTTTGATTTAGGGGAAGGTGAAGATTATATCTATCATGGGGCTACCTCATTTAGAGGGATCCATAAAAACGACCTATTGCATCTCAGGGAGAATGAAAAAAAAGATGTGGCTGAAGACAGTGTTCAGCAGATATTCCCGGAGTATTATCTGGTAAAGATCAATCGTTTTGATGATCTGGCAAAAGACACTCTTGATGAGTGGATATACTTTTTGAAAAATGAAGAGATTAAACCTGAGTTCACTGCTCAAGGCCTACAAGAAGCCGGAAGGATTCTCGCCTATACCAAATTAAAAAAAGAAGACCAAATCGACTACAATAATTATATTGATAATCGTCGCCGAAGAGATAGTGAGCTTCGAACAAAATTTAGTGAAGGTTTGGAAAAAGGGAAGCTGGAAACCGCGAAGTCGATGAAAAAAGAAGGCATTTCTGCCGAACTCATACAAAAATGCACCTGCCTTTCTCTCGACCAAATCAAGGGCTTATGA
- a CDS encoding DUF350 domain-containing protein, with product MINFTETAELYYGMLYIVLGIVVLTLSKFAVNLMTPYKINKELIHSDNPALGVTLAGYYAGVVIIFLGSVIGDSPTEPATVGDLFLEVAIDLSYAMFGILALNLCRKVVDLAILYKFSTVKEIITDRNVGTGAVEAGAMIATALMIAGAVNGEGSFLSTMVFFLLGMGLLILFSHFHAFLTPYDDHDEIEKDNVAAGAYLGFSLIALGIIVLKATAGDFISWGYNLSWFAGYAVLGFLGLAVLQKIILVIFLPGANIEEEISRDRNLNIAWIGGTMSIGIAAFIFFLL from the coding sequence ATGATCAATTTCACAGAAACCGCTGAGCTCTATTACGGTATGCTCTACATCGTCTTGGGGATTGTCGTCCTAACGCTCAGTAAATTTGCTGTCAATCTGATGACGCCCTATAAGATCAACAAGGAACTGATTCATTCGGACAACCCGGCCTTGGGTGTCACCCTGGCCGGCTATTATGCCGGGGTAGTGATCATCTTTCTTGGATCCGTTATCGGGGACAGCCCTACCGAGCCCGCAACTGTCGGCGATCTCTTCCTTGAAGTCGCGATTGATTTGAGCTACGCAATGTTCGGTATCCTAGCCCTGAATCTCTGCCGCAAGGTGGTTGACCTGGCCATCCTCTATAAATTCAGCACGGTCAAAGAAATCATAACCGACCGCAATGTGGGGACCGGAGCCGTAGAAGCTGGAGCCATGATTGCGACGGCCCTGATGATCGCCGGGGCAGTCAACGGTGAAGGGTCTTTTCTCTCCACTATGGTTTTCTTTCTCCTCGGCATGGGCCTACTCATCCTGTTCAGTCATTTCCATGCCTTCCTGACCCCCTATGATGACCACGATGAGATTGAAAAGGATAACGTGGCTGCCGGTGCTTATCTTGGGTTTTCCTTAATCGCGCTGGGGATTATAGTGCTCAAGGCCACAGCTGGAGATTTTATCAGCTGGGGTTATAACCTCTCCTGGTTTGCCGGTTATGCTGTCCTCGGTTTCCTCGGACTGGCCGTGCTCCAAAAAATAATTTTGGTTATCTTCCTGCCCGGTGCAAATATTGAGGAAGAAATCAGCCGTGACCGTAATCTGAATATCGCTTGGATCGGCGGCACAATGAGCATCGGTATTGCTGCTTTTATCTTCTTTCTGTTGTAG
- a CDS encoding glycosyltransferase family 1 protein has translation MRIGVNTLFLVPGDVGGTEIYLRRNLLAMVADNPQDVFVLFTAVDNQGLFRDELKDFANVEYVGLPFRAAIRPLRIICEQVLLPWYVWKNKVAVLWSPGYTAPALCNCPQAVTVHDLQYKSHPNDLSLLERITLDALVRIACHQCEAVIAVSEFSKEEILRYGFAAEEKVHAVLEGVEPDFAGSVTEEEAVQLPVEGNPYILCVAHTYPHKQVHLLIEAFSRLAEKIPHHLVMVGRPRRGEGRVEESLAACPARDRVHRLASLEYTELRSLYQQADVFVLPSEYEGFGLPVLEALLAGVPVVTTNKASLPEVGGDCAVYVQQSCPQGFAEAMAYVFGKTSNERAGMIDRGRAWAQGFTWKKSAARTLHVLKDVAGAIGPF, from the coding sequence ATGCGTATCGGAGTAAATACCCTGTTTCTTGTGCCAGGAGATGTGGGCGGCACTGAGATCTATCTTCGCCGCAATCTCCTGGCTATGGTGGCAGATAATCCCCAGGATGTTTTTGTCCTGTTCACCGCTGTGGATAATCAGGGGCTTTTTCGTGATGAGTTGAAGGACTTTGCCAATGTGGAATATGTCGGCCTGCCCTTTCGTGCAGCGATCCGGCCCTTACGTATTATCTGCGAACAAGTGCTCCTGCCTTGGTATGTCTGGAAGAACAAGGTGGCCGTGCTCTGGTCTCCGGGCTATACAGCCCCGGCCCTGTGCAACTGTCCGCAGGCCGTGACGGTGCATGATCTCCAGTATAAGAGTCACCCGAATGATCTGAGTCTTTTGGAGCGTATCACCCTAGACGCGCTGGTGCGAATAGCCTGTCACCAATGTGAAGCGGTTATCGCTGTCTCAGAGTTTTCCAAGGAAGAGATATTGCGTTACGGTTTTGCTGCTGAGGAAAAGGTACATGCTGTCCTTGAGGGTGTAGAACCTGATTTTGCCGGTTCTGTCACGGAAGAGGAAGCGGTGCAGCTGCCGGTCGAAGGTAATCCGTATATCCTCTGTGTGGCCCATACCTATCCCCATAAACAGGTGCATTTGCTGATTGAGGCCTTTTCCCGCCTTGCCGAGAAGATCCCTCATCATCTGGTCATGGTTGGCCGTCCGAGGAGAGGAGAAGGGCGGGTTGAGGAAAGCCTTGCTGCCTGTCCGGCAAGGGATCGAGTTCACCGCCTTGCCAGCTTGGAATATACCGAGTTGCGCTCGTTGTATCAGCAGGCAGATGTCTTTGTCCTGCCTTCCGAGTATGAGGGCTTTGGTCTGCCGGTTCTGGAGGCCCTGCTTGCCGGTGTACCGGTGGTCACCACGAATAAGGCCTCCTTGCCTGAGGTGGGCGGGGATTGCGCTGTCTATGTGCAGCAAAGTTGCCCGCAAGGTTTTGCCGAGGCAATGGCCTATGTTTTCGGAAAAACTTCGAACGAACGGGCAGGAATGATCGACAGGGGTAGGGCCTGGGCACAGGGATTTACCTGGAAAAAATCAGCTGCACGTACTTTGCACGTACTCAAAGATGTTGCAGGTGCTATAGGGCCTTTTTAG
- a CDS encoding polyamine aminopropyltransferase, with the protein MPSDQFRLTKSRAAVLQVSVLVVALCGIVYELLIATVSSYLLGDSVRQFSVTIGLFMAAMGLGAYITRFINTHLIARFVIIEILVALVGGLSTVILFLVFPWSGFYQPTMYGLIIIIGTLVGMEIPLLTRVLSETGDIRRSIADVLSLDYLGALIGSVAFPLFLLPFLGLFRASFVIGFFNAGVALFNVVVFSSLLRFPRRYAALAVLVCALLISTLITNERITAFAEGQLYADRIIFSEQTPYQKIVLTREDGTNRHRLYLDGHIQFAEKDEYRYHEALVHPVLSAPGPRKEILILGGGDGLAVREILKYNDVERITLVDIDPAITRICSTLAPITRLNQGALQDHRVSIRNEDAFAFLRQSKEIFDRVIIDLPDPHNEALSKLYSVEFYNLLARRLTAGGLVVSQSTSPLMTRETFRAIGETMSSAGFEVLRYKVNVPSFAGDWGFTLAGRPGYLPTAFAIPEANTRFLTNQVMEAATIFAKDEQVVSSLTNSIFEPKLYLTYNREAARW; encoded by the coding sequence ATGCCTTCTGATCAATTTCGGCTGACCAAATCACGGGCAGCAGTGCTCCAAGTCTCCGTGCTGGTGGTGGCCCTGTGCGGCATTGTCTACGAGCTGCTCATCGCTACGGTTTCCTCCTACCTGCTCGGTGACTCGGTCCGCCAGTTCTCGGTCACCATCGGCCTGTTCATGGCGGCAATGGGTCTCGGGGCATATATCACCCGCTTTATCAATACCCATCTCATTGCCCGCTTTGTCATCATCGAAATCCTGGTGGCCTTGGTCGGCGGTCTCTCCACGGTTATCCTCTTTCTCGTCTTTCCTTGGTCAGGATTCTATCAGCCCACCATGTACGGGCTGATTATCATCATCGGCACCTTGGTGGGCATGGAGATCCCTCTGCTGACCCGAGTTCTGAGTGAGACCGGCGATATTCGCCGTTCCATTGCCGATGTTCTCTCCCTGGATTACCTTGGTGCCCTGATCGGCTCTGTTGCCTTTCCCCTCTTTCTCTTGCCCTTTCTCGGCCTGTTTCGAGCAAGCTTTGTTATCGGCTTTTTCAATGCCGGAGTAGCCCTTTTTAATGTCGTTGTTTTTTCTTCCCTGCTCCGATTCCCAAGACGGTATGCCGCCTTAGCCGTTCTGGTCTGTGCTCTGCTGATCTCAACCCTGATTACCAACGAACGGATCACCGCCTTTGCCGAGGGCCAGCTCTATGCGGACAGGATCATCTTTTCTGAACAGACCCCGTATCAGAAAATCGTCCTGACCAGGGAAGACGGAACCAACCGGCATCGCCTCTATCTTGACGGTCATATTCAATTTGCTGAAAAGGATGAATACCGCTATCATGAGGCCCTGGTTCACCCGGTGCTCTCTGCCCCTGGTCCGCGCAAGGAGATCTTAATCCTCGGCGGCGGGGACGGTTTGGCGGTCCGAGAAATTCTCAAATACAACGATGTGGAGCGGATCACCCTGGTGGATATTGATCCAGCCATAACCAGAATCTGCTCAACCTTGGCCCCAATCACTCGCCTGAATCAGGGGGCCCTGCAAGATCATCGGGTCAGCATCCGCAATGAGGACGCCTTTGCCTTTCTGCGCCAAAGCAAGGAGATCTTTGACCGGGTTATTATTGATCTGCCTGATCCCCATAACGAGGCCTTGAGCAAGTTGTACAGCGTTGAATTTTACAATCTGCTGGCCCGGCGGCTCACTGCGGGCGGTTTGGTGGTCAGCCAATCTACCTCGCCCCTGATGACGCGGGAGACCTTCCGGGCCATCGGTGAAACCATGAGCAGTGCCGGTTTCGAGGTCCTGCGCTATAAGGTCAATGTCCCGTCCTTTGCCGGGGACTGGGGCTTCACCTTAGCTGGTCGTCCTGGTTACCTGCCCACTGCCTTTGCCATCCCGGAAGCCAATACCCGCTTTCTCACCAACCAGGTGATGGAGGCTGCCACTATTTTTGCCAAGGATGAACAAGTGGTGTCGTCCCTGACCAATTCTATCTTTGAACCCAAACTCTACCTGACCTATAACCGGGAAGCTGCCCGTTGGTAA